The nucleotide window CTGGAAGCGATGGCCCGGATTGTGCATGTCGCTCTCCTCCGCCGCCCGCCCCGCAACCCGGGGGTCGGCGTAGCTCCAGCTCGATTTGAGTGCCGATCCTGACAGAGCAATAGTGCTCCAACAAGTGATTCCGTTGTTGCCTTTTGGTTACGCGACGAATTCTGTCGACCAGGTGTCGAGTCGCTGAGGAAAAGGCAGGACGGAGTGTCGGTGGTGCGTGCCAGACTCGCGTGCATGGGGGAGATCGAGTCGGGGACCGCGCCGGAGATCGATTCACGGGAGGCGCTGGTCAGCGCGGTCCGTGCCGGGGCGAGGGTCAAGTACCTGCATTTCTGGGGGCACCGGCCGCGGGCGGACGGGCGGATCGGGTCGAGCTGTCTGAGCCAGTGGTGGCCGTCGCCGTTCACGGTGGACGGGGTCGAGTACCGGACGGCCGAGCACTGGATGATGGCGCACAAGGCGCGGCTGTTCGGTGACGCGGAGGCGGAGCGGCTCGCACTGGACGCGTCGGGCCCCGCGCTCGCGAAGAAGGCCGGGCGGCTGGTCCGGGGGTTCGACGAGGCGGTGTGGGAGCGGGAGCGGTTCGGGATCGTGGTCGAGGGGAGCGTGCGGAAGTTCGCCTCCGACGGGGCGCTCCTCGGTTTCCTGCTGGGCACCGGGGACCGGGTGCTGGTGGAGGCCAGTCCCGTCGACCGGGTCTGGGGCATCGGCCTCGCCGGGTCCGACGACGCGGCGTCGGACCCGGCGCGCTGGCGGGGCCCGAACCTCCTGGGCTTCGCCCTGATGAAGGCCAGGACGCGCCTGCGCTCCGCTTGACGCCGGCACCGGTACACCGCGGCCCCGGTGGGGGCTGAGCGCGCCGCGCGCCCCGTCAGGGGCGCGGGGAACTGCGCGGCCCGCCCCCACCGGGGCCGCGGTTCAGTCGACGACGGTCAGCGACGTGTTGTAGCCGTCCCCGCCGCCCCCACCCGTCCCCGAGTCCTCGTCCGGGAGGGCGTCCGGCACCACCAGGAGCACCACCACGAGGGCGACCGCCAGAGCCACCCCCACCGCCCCGCAGACGATCCCCGCCAACGCCGACCCCCCGTTCGTGGCCTCCCCCCGCCGCGCCTTCCCCCGCCCGAGCACTCCGAGGACCACCGCGAGCACACCGCAGACGAACGCCACCGGCCACAGGCAGAACCCGATCGCCGCGACGATCCCGAGCACGAGCGACGCCGCACCCAGCCCGTTGCGGGGAGGCAGCGGCAGCACGGGCCACCGGTGACCGCCGTGCACCGGATAGCCCGGATACCCGTGGCCATAGCCGTAGCCGTAGCCATGCCCGTACCCGTGCTGCCCGTACCCCTGCCCGTGCTGCCCGTATCCCTGCCCGTACCCCTGCCCGTGCTGCCCCTGCGGCGCGGGCGCGGCCCACGGATCCGGTGCGTCCTCGGACATGCGTGGAGTCCCCTCTGTCGTATCCGTCTGTCGTGTCCGTCGTCCGTGCCCGCCGAAGGCGGCAGGCGCGCCACGGCCCGGATCTCCCCGCCCCGGACCGCCGCCTACGATGATCCCTGACCCACCGATCAGCCGATCATCCGCGCCCGCCGCACGCCGGCCCGGCGCCGTTCCCGGGGAGGAACCCTTGACCGACCTGCACGCCTTCATCGCCGGACTGCCCAAGGCCGAACTGCACGTCCACCACGTCGGCTCCGCCTCCCCCCGGATCGTCTCCGAACTGGCCGCCCGCCACCCCGACTCCAAGGTGCCCACGGACCCCGAGGCCCTGGTCGACTACTTCACGTTCACGGACTTCGCCCACTTCATCGACGTGTACCTGTCCGTCGTCGACCTCATCCGCACCCCCGAGGACGTACGCCTCCTGACGTACGAGGTCGCCCGCGACATGGCCCGGCAGCGGATCCGCTACGCCGAGCTGACGATCACGCCGTTCTCGTCGACCCGCCGCGGTATCGACGAGGGCGCCTTCATGGACGCGATCGAGGACGCCCGCACGGCCGCCGAGGCCGACTTCGGCACCCTCCTGCGCTGGTGCTTCGACATCCCCGGCGAGGCGGGACTCGAGTCCGCCGAGGAGACGGTCCGGCTCGCCACCACCGACAGGATCCGTCCGGCGGGCCTGGTCTCCTTCGGGCTCGGCGGGCCCGAGATCGGCGTACCGCGGCCGCAGTTCAAGCCGTACTTCGACCGCGCGATCGCGGCCGGCCTGCACTCGGTGCCGCACGCGGGCGAGACCACGGGTCCGCAGACCGTGTGGGACGCGCTGACGGACCTGCGCGCCGAGCGCATCGGCCACGGCACGAGCTCCGCCCAGGACCCGAAGCTCCTCGCGCACCTCGCCGAGCACCGCATCCCGCTGGAGGTCTGCCCCACCTCCAACATCGCCACCCGCGCGGTCCGCACCCTCGACGAGCACCCGCTGAAGGCGTTCGTCGACGCGGGCGTCGTCGTCACCGTCAACTCCGACGACCCGCCGATGTTCGGCACCGACCTCAACAACGAGTACGCGGTCGCCGCCCGCCTCCTCGGCCTGGACGAGCGGGGCCTGGCCGCGCTCGCCAGGAACGCCGTCGAGGTCTCCTTCCTGGACGCCCCCGGCAAGGCGGCGCTCTGCGCGGAGATCGACACGTACACCGCCGGGTGGCTCGCGCCCTAGCCCGGCGCACCAGCACAATGGCCCGATGCGTACCGTGACTGCCGTGGCCCATCGCGGCGACCCCTACCGCGTCCGTGAGAACACGATCGACTCACTGCGTTCCGCGCTCCGGCAGGGCGCGGACGCCGTCGAGACGGACGTCCGGCTGACCCGCGACGGCGTGCCCGTGCTGCTGCACGACGACACGCTGAAGCGGCTGTGGGAGCACGACAGGCCGCTGCGCTCGCTCTCCTGCGACGAGGTGCGCGGGCTGACCGCGGGCGGGATCCCCACGCTGGAGGAGGCCCTCAAGGCGACGGACGAGGGCCGGCTCATGATCGACCTGCCGGGTCCGGTGGACGCGCGCGCCGTCCGCCGGGTCGTCGGCGTCGTCCGCGACCTCGGCGCCGAGGAGCGCGTGTACTACTGCGCGGCCGCCGACACCATGCTCGCCGTCCGCGCGGCCGACCCCGCCGCGGAGATCGCCCTCACCTGGACGAGCCTGGCACCGCCGCGGCCCGTACTGCTCGACGCGGTGCGGCCGCGGTGGCTCAACTACCGCTTCACCCTGGTGGACCGCGAACTCGTCGCCAAGGTCCACCGTGACGGCCACCTGGTCTCGGTGTGGACGCCCGACACCCGCCGGTCCATGCGACGGCTCCTCGGCGCGGGCGTCGACTCCGTCACGACGAACCGCATCGACCTGCTGACCCCCCTGCGCGACGCCTAGGGGAGATCCCTGAAAACACCCTTGCCCGGTAAGGGAGTCGGTCAGGGTCGGAGTCAGGGGCGGCACCCTCCCGGCAGAGGATCCGCGGGGCGGCGCACGACCGGAGGATGAAGGCCACCGATCACTCCGGGAGCCGACCGATGCATGTCCGTACGCGTACCGCCTGTGCCGCCGCGATGGTCCTGGGCCTGACCGCCCTCCCCCTCGCCGGCACCGCCCTCGCCGCCCCCTCCTCCCCCACGGCCGCGGTGCGGGAGACCACCGCGCCGGCGAGGGTGGATCCGGACACCGCCCGGGCCCTGCGCGCCGCGATCGGAGGGCTCCCGGACGACGACGCGACGGCCGCGCTGGTACGCGTCTCGGGCACGGACGGCACCTGGCGGGGCAGCGCCGGGGTGCGCGATCTGCCGAGCGGCCGGGAGGCGGTGGAGAACGGGCGGTTCCGGGCCGGTTCCACCACGAAGGTCGTCACCGCGGCCGTCGTGCTCCAACTGGCCGCCGAGGGCCGGGTGGACCTGGACGGACACCTCCAGACCTACCTTCCCGGCCTCCTCCCGGAAGCCTTCGAGCCCATCACCGTACGGCAGCTGCTCACCTTCACCAGCGGGCTGCAGCCGGGCTCGTCACTCGGGGACGTGGCGGGCGAGGGCTACGAGCGGCGGTACGAGACGCTGACCCCCGAGGAGGTCGTGGCCGCGTCGGCCGCCAAGGGCCCCGCCTCCGCCCCCGGCGAGCGGCAGACCTACAGCAACATCGACTACACCGTGCTGGGCCTGCTCGTCGAGGAGGTCACCAAGGACTCGTACGAGCACCAGGCGGCCCTGCGGGTCCTGCGGCCGGCCGGGATGCGGCACACGTCCTTCCCCGGCGGCCCCGACCCCCGTGTCCACGGACCGCACAACCGCGGCTACCAGAAGCTGGCGGACGGCAGGCTGGTGGACGCCACCGAGTGGAACATGTCGGACCGGTGGGCCGCGGGCGACATGATCTCCACGACGGCCGACCTGGAACGGCTCCTGTACGCGCTGTTCCGCGGCCGGCTGGTCCCGCGCCCCCTGCTGGAGCGGGAGATGTTCACCCTTCCCGACGTGCCGGGCGCGACCATGAGCGCCGGCCTGCAGCGGTTCGACCTGGGGGACGGCCGGATCCTGTGGCTGAAGTCGGGCGCGCGCCCCGGGTACGGCACGCTCGTCGCGGCCACCCGTGACCTGTCCCGCACGCTCGTGTACTCGGTCAACGCGACCGACGCGAAGGGGGAGGACATGAACCCGGTGGCCGAGCGCATCGTACGGGCGGCGTTCGACGCCGGTCAGGTCAGCGGTGGACGGCCGCCGGTCCCCCGCTGAGTGCCGCGGCGCGCTGCGCGAGGCGTTTCAGGGCCAGCTCGCCCCACTGGATGTTCCCCCGCTCCAGGGCGATGCCGCCCTGGAGCGTGAGGTAGGGGCCGACCCGTTCGGCGGTCGTGAGGTACTCGTCCTCGGTGCGTCCGGACAGCATCCGTTCCTGCATGCGCCGGTAGCGGGCGAGTTTGGCGGTGGACCGCTCCACCCGCTCGGCGACCGCCGCCAGAACGGCCCGCACGTCCTCGGCGTCCCCGATGTCGACGCACTGGACCTTGACCATCAGCTCGTCCCTGATGGCCAGGGGCTTCGCGGGGCCTTCGGCGACGTACGCGCGCAGGACCCGGCGTCCGGCCCCGGTGAGGGAGAAGAGCCGTTTGTTGGGGCGGCGCTCCTGCTGGACGACACGGGCCGAGACGAGCCCCTCGCCCTCCATGCGCTCCAGCTCGCGGTAGAGCTGCTGGGGGGTGGCCATCCAGAAGTTGGCGACCGAGGCCTCGAAGCCCTTCGCGAGGTCGTACCCGGACGCCTCGCCCTCCAGGAGTGCGGCCATCACCGCGTTGCGCAACGCCATGGGCCCAAGCTAACACCGCGTCGCTCAGCCGTTCGGCCGGTCGAGGACGCGATCGCCGCGGCCGGGGCCGCCGCCGTCCGGCGCGGGCGAAAGGAGCACCGGCGGGAGCAGACCCGGCCGCTTGGCCTGCCGTCCGTCGCCCGACGAACAGCCCCGCACCCGCCGCAGGAGCCAGGGCCCCAGGAACCCGCCGGCCCAGCGCAGCTCCGCGCCGACGGCGCGCAGACCGGTGCGTACCGACGACGGGTCGGGGGCCGGCGGCAGCGTCCAGGTGTCGTCGCTGCCCGGCAGGGCGAACGCGTGGGCGACCGCGGCGGCGATACGCGCGTGACCGAGCGGGCTCGCGTGCAGCCGG belongs to Streptomyces sp. V3I8 and includes:
- a CDS encoding NADAR family protein, with protein sequence MGEIESGTAPEIDSREALVSAVRAGARVKYLHFWGHRPRADGRIGSSCLSQWWPSPFTVDGVEYRTAEHWMMAHKARLFGDAEAERLALDASGPALAKKAGRLVRGFDEAVWERERFGIVVEGSVRKFASDGALLGFLLGTGDRVLVEASPVDRVWGIGLAGSDDAASDPARWRGPNLLGFALMKARTRLRSA
- a CDS encoding DUF4190 domain-containing protein, with translation MSEDAPDPWAAPAPQGQHGQGYGQGYGQHGQGYGQHGYGHGYGYGYGHGYPGYPVHGGHRWPVLPLPPRNGLGAASLVLGIVAAIGFCLWPVAFVCGVLAVVLGVLGRGKARRGEATNGGSALAGIVCGAVGVALAVALVVVLLVVPDALPDEDSGTGGGGGDGYNTSLTVVD
- a CDS encoding adenosine deaminase, translating into MIPDPPISRSSAPAARRPGAVPGEEPLTDLHAFIAGLPKAELHVHHVGSASPRIVSELAARHPDSKVPTDPEALVDYFTFTDFAHFIDVYLSVVDLIRTPEDVRLLTYEVARDMARQRIRYAELTITPFSSTRRGIDEGAFMDAIEDARTAAEADFGTLLRWCFDIPGEAGLESAEETVRLATTDRIRPAGLVSFGLGGPEIGVPRPQFKPYFDRAIAAGLHSVPHAGETTGPQTVWDALTDLRAERIGHGTSSAQDPKLLAHLAEHRIPLEVCPTSNIATRAVRTLDEHPLKAFVDAGVVVTVNSDDPPMFGTDLNNEYAVAARLLGLDERGLAALARNAVEVSFLDAPGKAALCAEIDTYTAGWLAP
- a CDS encoding glycerophosphodiester phosphodiesterase translates to MRTVTAVAHRGDPYRVRENTIDSLRSALRQGADAVETDVRLTRDGVPVLLHDDTLKRLWEHDRPLRSLSCDEVRGLTAGGIPTLEEALKATDEGRLMIDLPGPVDARAVRRVVGVVRDLGAEERVYYCAAADTMLAVRAADPAAEIALTWTSLAPPRPVLLDAVRPRWLNYRFTLVDRELVAKVHRDGHLVSVWTPDTRRSMRRLLGAGVDSVTTNRIDLLTPLRDA
- a CDS encoding serine hydrolase translates to MHVRTRTACAAAMVLGLTALPLAGTALAAPSSPTAAVRETTAPARVDPDTARALRAAIGGLPDDDATAALVRVSGTDGTWRGSAGVRDLPSGREAVENGRFRAGSTTKVVTAAVVLQLAAEGRVDLDGHLQTYLPGLLPEAFEPITVRQLLTFTSGLQPGSSLGDVAGEGYERRYETLTPEEVVAASAAKGPASAPGERQTYSNIDYTVLGLLVEEVTKDSYEHQAALRVLRPAGMRHTSFPGGPDPRVHGPHNRGYQKLADGRLVDATEWNMSDRWAAGDMISTTADLERLLYALFRGRLVPRPLLEREMFTLPDVPGATMSAGLQRFDLGDGRILWLKSGARPGYGTLVAATRDLSRTLVYSVNATDAKGEDMNPVAERIVRAAFDAGQVSGGRPPVPR
- a CDS encoding PadR family transcriptional regulator, whose protein sequence is MALRNAVMAALLEGEASGYDLAKGFEASVANFWMATPQQLYRELERMEGEGLVSARVVQQERRPNKRLFSLTGAGRRVLRAYVAEGPAKPLAIRDELMVKVQCVDIGDAEDVRAVLAAVAERVERSTAKLARYRRMQERMLSGRTEDEYLTTAERVGPYLTLQGGIALERGNIQWGELALKRLAQRAAALSGGPAAVHR